A window of [Ruminococcus] lactaris ATCC 29176 genomic DNA:
TAAGATCTGCAGAGTATTCTGCAGATCTTTTTGTTTCTGCGGAAACTATTTTCTTGTACAAAAAAAGACGGGAAAGTACTTATATTTTATGCAAAACATAAGATTGTCTTTTTCCATTGGATAAGCTATAATATAGGAAGATTCTAAATTAAATTATTTTCGGCAGTTTTCACAGAGTGTCGGGAAATGAAAGAATTGGAGGAAATGAATATGTTAGTATCAGCTACAGAAATGCTTCAGAAAGCAAAAGCAGGTCATTACGCAGTTGGCCAGTTCAACATCAACAACCTTGAGTGGACAAAGGCAATCCTGACAACAGCTCAGGAGCTTAACTCTCCGGTTATTCTTGGAGTATCAGAGGGTGCAGGAAAGTACATGACAGGTTATAAGACTGTTGTGGGAATGGTAAATGGAATGATGGAAGAACTTGGAATTACAGTTCCGGTTGCTCTTCATCTTGATCACGGCAGCTACGAAGGATGCCTGAAATGTGTAGAAGCAGGATTCTCATCCATCATGTTTGACGGATCTCATTATCCGATCGACGAGAACGTTGAGAAGACAAAAGAACTTGTAAAGATCGCTCATGAGCATGGAATGTCTATCGAGGCTGAGGTAGGTTCCATCGGTGGAGAAGAAGACGGAGTCATCGGAAAAGGTGAGTGTGCTGATCCAGAAGAGTGTAAGATGGTAGCTGATCTTGGAATTGACTTCCTTGCAGCAGGTATCGGTAACATCCACGGTAAATACCCGGCTAACTGGGAGGGATTAAGTTTTGAGACTCTGGATGCGATCCAGCAGCGTACAGGTATCATGCCGCTCGTACTTCACGGTGGTACAGGTATCCCGGACGATATGATCAAGAAAGCAATTTCTCTTGGAGTTGCTAAGATTAATGTAAATACAGAGTGTCAGCTTTCATTTGCAGATGCTACACGTAAGTACATCGAGGCAGGAAAAGATCTTGAGGGCAAAGGATTTGACCCACGTAAACTTCTGAAGCCAGGTACAGATGCAATTATGGCTACAGTAAAAGAAAAAATGGAGTTATTCGGATCTGTCGGAAAAGCCTGAGAAAAATTTTTCTAACTTTTACTTGCGTTTTAGGAAAAGTTGAGTTATACTGACTGACGTAGACAGAACAAGGGCGTTCCAATTTAAGATTGGAATGCCCTTTTTTATACATCAGGAAAGATTCTTTTGGTGATGTGTAAAATATGCAAAGCAGAAAGGGATTCTGTCATAGAGGAACCTGGATGCGACAAGAATCAATGAAAAGGAAGGGATATGTATGAGCACAGAAGTAATCAACGTAGCTGAAATCTTTGGAGAAAATGTATTTAATGATACAGTCATGCAGGAGCGTCTGCCAAAGAAAGTTTATAAGAACCTGAGAAAGACGATTGAAGAGGGAAAAGATCTTGACCTCGAAACAGCAGATGTAATTGCTCATGAGATGAAGGAATGGGCCATTGAGAAAGGTGCTACTCATTATACTCACTGGTTCTTGCCGCTGACAGGAGTTACGGCAGAGAAGCATGATTCATTTGTTTCTGCACCACTTCCGAGTGGTAAAGTCCTGATGA
This region includes:
- the fba gene encoding class II fructose-1,6-bisphosphate aldolase; translated protein: MLVSATEMLQKAKAGHYAVGQFNINNLEWTKAILTTAQELNSPVILGVSEGAGKYMTGYKTVVGMVNGMMEELGITVPVALHLDHGSYEGCLKCVEAGFSSIMFDGSHYPIDENVEKTKELVKIAHEHGMSIEAEVGSIGGEEDGVIGKGECADPEECKMVADLGIDFLAAGIGNIHGKYPANWEGLSFETLDAIQQRTGIMPLVLHGGTGIPDDMIKKAISLGVAKINVNTECQLSFADATRKYIEAGKDLEGKGFDPRKLLKPGTDAIMATVKEKMELFGSVGKA